From a single Rhodococcus qingshengii JCM 15477 genomic region:
- a CDS encoding alpha/beta fold hydrolase, which yields MTPRDVSRHALVFGASGLVGRHLVLTLAEAGTNVTAAVRTAESGARVERWVREHGLTRSISTTIVDFDAPEIVAGGPSAFPFITEIHNCAGSYRFGMTAQEARSANVGIVEKLIDFAKDLPNLQRVIHVSGYRVGGQDPTTVPWPDDHRTAVYKDLGAYEASKVESDAIFQARALKHGVPWTIVNPSSVIGDSATGESDQHIGLASTVEQIWNGTAAALPGNESTFLPIVTVDYLAAFMTAAAVDPAAEGMAYWVLHDDTPPLADLLTHVGRHLGAKVPRVRIPIGVIKRLPQQITKADPETLTFMSADRYPTESAVEFADRHGILMPDVLVSLERWADYLAAHRFGAVMSADRRFVDVGGLRTFELGVPGSSRVILPGLPVNADTWAEVAAGIEGRVVDLPGLGLSSGAGVQDWDEWLPAVVAGEPADLVGHSIGAAAAVVAADRFPAQVKSLTLIAPFFLQAPMGASARLKPLVRAYLRHADPARLSRKLTGSEASADSLVSSLSDLERSSSKSVAEHLARAGSKRWRAELQEALRRFSGPVRIITGSKDPIDPAAVAQLESLPNIKLISLPGAGHHPQLTHTDALVDLLEGSLA from the coding sequence ATGACTCCACGCGACGTCTCCCGTCACGCCCTGGTCTTCGGGGCCTCAGGTCTGGTCGGTCGGCACCTCGTCCTGACTCTCGCCGAGGCTGGTACGAACGTCACGGCGGCAGTTCGGACCGCCGAGTCCGGGGCCCGTGTCGAGCGATGGGTCAGAGAGCATGGCCTGACGCGGAGCATCAGCACGACGATCGTCGACTTCGACGCTCCTGAAATCGTCGCGGGTGGCCCATCGGCGTTCCCTTTCATCACAGAGATCCACAACTGCGCCGGGTCCTACCGATTCGGAATGACCGCCCAGGAGGCACGCAGCGCGAACGTCGGCATCGTCGAGAAGCTGATCGACTTCGCCAAGGACCTCCCCAACCTGCAGCGCGTGATCCACGTGTCGGGCTACCGCGTCGGCGGACAAGACCCCACAACGGTTCCATGGCCCGACGATCACCGCACCGCGGTTTACAAGGACCTTGGCGCCTACGAAGCGTCAAAAGTGGAATCCGACGCAATCTTCCAGGCCCGAGCCCTCAAGCACGGAGTTCCCTGGACCATTGTCAATCCGTCCAGCGTGATCGGCGACAGCGCCACCGGGGAATCCGACCAGCACATCGGGCTGGCCAGCACAGTCGAGCAGATTTGGAACGGCACCGCAGCAGCGTTGCCTGGAAACGAATCGACGTTTCTCCCGATCGTCACGGTCGACTATCTGGCGGCCTTCATGACGGCAGCTGCGGTCGATCCCGCTGCTGAGGGCATGGCCTACTGGGTTCTCCACGACGACACCCCACCGCTAGCGGACCTGCTCACACACGTCGGTCGGCATCTCGGTGCGAAGGTCCCGCGGGTCAGGATTCCGATCGGCGTCATCAAGCGGCTCCCGCAGCAGATCACCAAGGCCGATCCCGAGACCCTCACCTTCATGTCCGCCGACCGCTATCCGACAGAGTCCGCCGTCGAGTTCGCCGACAGACACGGGATCCTGATGCCCGACGTGCTGGTGTCCCTCGAACGGTGGGCCGACTACCTGGCAGCGCATCGGTTTGGTGCCGTCATGTCCGCCGACCGTCGATTCGTCGACGTCGGCGGCCTGAGGACATTTGAGCTCGGCGTACCAGGATCGAGTCGGGTGATTCTTCCCGGCTTGCCCGTGAACGCGGACACGTGGGCAGAGGTAGCTGCCGGCATCGAGGGGCGGGTCGTCGACTTGCCCGGGCTCGGCCTCAGTAGCGGGGCCGGCGTTCAGGACTGGGATGAGTGGCTGCCGGCGGTAGTAGCTGGTGAACCTGCTGACCTCGTCGGCCACTCCATCGGTGCGGCTGCTGCAGTAGTTGCGGCTGACCGGTTCCCGGCGCAGGTGAAGTCCCTCACGTTGATCGCACCGTTCTTCCTCCAGGCCCCGATGGGTGCCTCGGCCAGACTGAAGCCGCTCGTACGCGCCTACTTGCGACACGCAGACCCGGCACGGCTCTCACGCAAACTGACCGGATCAGAAGCGAGCGCGGATTCTCTCGTTTCCAGTCTCAGTGACCTCGAGCGAAGCAGTTCCAAGAGCGTGGCCGAGCATCTCGCCCGTGCGGGATCGAAGCGGTGGCGTGCTGAACTCCAAGAAGCGCTTAGGCGATTCAGTGGCCCGGTCCGCATCATCACAGGAAGCAAAGACCCAATCGACCCCGCCGCGGTTGCGCAGCTCGAGTCACTTCCGAACATCAAGCTGATCTCGCTGCCGGGTGCCGGGCACCATCCGCAACTAACCCATACCGATGCTCTCGTCGATCTGCTCGAGGGATCGCTCGCATGA
- a CDS encoding TetR/AcrR family transcriptional regulator translates to MASKGDLTRARLAESMLELIQTSGYSGTGLNAVIEHAAAPKGSIYFHFPDGKEGLGVAAIELATKAFGTLIAEAAISRVDAAEAARAAIEALTTIVSESNFRRGCPVSVVTLEMGAENERLRQACAAAFESWIALTTAFLEASGVLPDEARSLATVVVSTIEGAVIVSRATQNTQPLISAADIVAELINQRCQTVGGTR, encoded by the coding sequence ATGGCATCCAAAGGAGACCTGACAAGGGCACGGCTCGCAGAATCCATGCTCGAGCTCATCCAGACCAGCGGCTACAGCGGCACGGGCCTGAACGCCGTGATCGAACACGCCGCAGCGCCGAAAGGGTCGATCTACTTCCACTTCCCCGACGGGAAGGAAGGCCTGGGCGTCGCAGCGATTGAGCTCGCCACGAAGGCATTCGGGACGCTGATTGCAGAGGCCGCGATTTCCCGGGTCGATGCGGCCGAGGCCGCACGCGCCGCGATCGAGGCCCTGACGACCATCGTCAGCGAGAGCAACTTCCGGCGGGGTTGCCCGGTCTCTGTCGTCACCCTGGAGATGGGCGCGGAGAACGAGCGTCTGCGGCAGGCGTGCGCCGCTGCCTTTGAGTCGTGGATCGCCCTGACAACCGCGTTTCTCGAGGCCAGCGGCGTTCTCCCCGACGAGGCCCGATCCCTGGCGACCGTTGTTGTGTCGACGATCGAGGGGGCGGTCATCGTCTCTCGCGCTACGCAGAACACGCAACCCCTGATTTCGGCCGCTGACATCGTTGCGGAGCTCATCAACCAGCGCTGCCAGACCGTTGGCGGAACGCGATGA